The DNA region AGgataaaatataaaatacttATATTTAAGAGTAATGAGATGTAACTCCAATAAATGATagaataagaaaaatatattgaaataGTATGAACTTGCTCAAAGACAATCAATAGATTCAATAGCAAGAATAGTTGACTCTATTATAGTGGAAGGTTTAAGAGGTAGATCAAAGAAAATATTAGCTAATATGTTAAaagtaatttatttaattttaattataactaGTAATATTACCTTGCATAAATTCAATGGTGGGATAAGATTCATATATGCTGTTGAATAGTTGGGACAAACATATACTACATACTCAACGATGAAGATGAATTGCTCATAAGGTAACATGAGAATTTTGCTCTCTATCTTCATTGGCTCTGTTAGATTGATTATTCAATcatttggttttattttttaatctctATTTTCTGTGTAATGCAAAATCTGTTTGTCGGTTTCTTTTACTATTATTTTGTCATGTTAACAGATATCCATGTCCACCTTTCAAAATCATTATACTTGATGAAGCTGATTCAATGACAGAAGATGCACAGGTTTAATATTTCATTTATTCTTCTATGCTTGATTTTCTTGTAATACCAATATAAATGCTCAGTTTTGAGTTTTTGAATATGCTAAATATGTCTGATATAGAATGCCTTGAGACGTACCATGGAGACTTACTCTAAAGTTACTAGGTTCTTCTTTATATGCAATTATATCAGCAGGTTGGTTCTTTAATCTTGTTTTGTCTGCTAACTTGGGTTCTGTATAATAGTTGATTGATTTCTCTTTATCTGAATATAGGATTATAGAACCACTAGCTTCTAGATGTGCAAAATTCAGGTTCAAGCCTCTTTCTGAGGATATTATGAGTAGTCGTATCTTGCACATTAGTAGTGAAGAAGGCTTGACTCTTGATTCCGAGGTCTGCAAACTTTTAGTTGAGTTTTCTTGTTACCTAATTGTTCTGCTGGAAGGTTTTGCTTGCTTATATGCTTAGCAAACTGACCAGGCTATTTCTGCATTGAGCTTAATCTCTCAAGGGGATCTTCGCCGTGCTATCACATACCTGCAGGTGTTCTCTCACTTCTCTGGgattttcttttgattttatttatttatttttaatacagCTCATATATTCTTCCAttcttttctttgtattgttTGTGATCATATTAAAGATGAGAAAGGGGGTTTGGTGGTGTTGATTACATTGGATCACTGGCTAACATTTTATTAGTTTCTTTCtatgtttctttattttttcccagAATGCACTTATGTTTGTTTTGTTTCTTCCAGAGTGCAGCACGATTGTTTGGGTCGTCCATTTCTGCCAAAGACCTAATTAGTGTTTCAGGGGTATTATACTTTCATTTGTTAACTTTGGGCTGTGCAGAAGGTTGCCTTTTTTATTACTAACAAATTGTGGTTATtgtaattcttttatttagtaCGATTACAGCCAAACAGAAACTTCCAGTCTTCCACTATAACTTACTTTAAGATAATCAATATAAATGGGAAGCTGTTCTAGTATTTTTAGATGCTTAGTTTAAAAAATGTTTTGTACTGGTCATCATGGATAAAACATCTTGTTCCACCTGTGAAAGAGGTTGCTGCTAGTGAGGCTAGGCTATATGTGGCAAGAGTTGACAAGCACCGCATCTTTCATTGAGGGACTACCATTCATCAACTAACACATTGCATTCcgtcatttcaaatcttttgttGAAACAGACACCAGGCTTGAAACAATCAACATGCTTTGTTCCTTTAAGGATTGATATCTCAACATAAAACAATACCTCAAACCTTGCTAAGATATATTCTTAATCAAGTTTCTAGGTCTTGGTGTTATAAATCATTCTATTGTACCAATTTCCTTATCGATACATGTCTCTATTTTAGCTAGGATAATGTTTTGTGATTGATTTTTTAGGTTCTTCAAGTCATAGGTTACCTTTGTACGTATGTGTCAACtatatgtatatataaaaatGTAACCTTATCTGGTCCCTAGTTTTCCTTAAGCAAGTTCTAACATATGTAAAACCTAGCTTGTTAATATATCAATTCAAGGATCTTTTAAAGCCTTGGTTAGCAAATACAGTTACTGATTATTTAAAGTAACAAATGATGCAGTAATCTATATGATTTCATCTTTATCTGGATAAGTGGAAATTGACCTCCATATCTTTGTTTATCTCAGGAAAATACTAGATAAAGGCAATATGTATAGTTGCCTGATTGTCATAATCTAGCTACCCAGCTCGGTATTAATTGTTAAGTCAGAAAACTCGTGGCAAGATCTTTAGTGTTTTGCCCCTACACTTGATCTGGTCAcaataatatgttttttttatttatttatttatattattttaatttctctAAGATAATAAATTCCGTCCTAGAAGACAAAATCTTGATGGAGATTACCATTTATAGGAGATCTTGTCCAATTTACATTAGAGTACTTTGACACGAAGATGGCCTTAAGCTAATTTGAGAGGAATGTTATGAACCAAAGTGTAAATTCTTGGGGGCATTGCAAATCTTATGTTTTACAAAGTTTAATTGTAATTTTAGTTTGATTAATAATAAACATATGTAGAACAGATTATCATGGAAATTAATCCTTATAACTTTATCAACTTATAAATTGCAGAAGAGAAATATATATTTTACCAACTTAAGCTTTAGGTGATTGTTTTAATGCTCATAGACAGTTTAAATTTTGACCCAAGGCTATATTCACTTGGAGTAATAAATTCAAGACATTGCCCTTTATACTTTTTATAGCCGTCTATGACACTAAAAGGCATCTACAGCAATTTACTCACCTAAAGAACACTCAAAACAACCCATACGATATGGAAAGAATAGATTTGCCATGCTTCACCCCAATAAAAAAATAGACTCGACATACTTAACAATttaagaaaaagttaacaacccaACTAAACTATACAAACAGATTTATAGGCAAACGTTCCTATCCTAACCAAAGAAAACACATCCAAAGACAAGTTAAACTTCAATTCACATAACCAAACATAAGAAAACACCAACACCAAGTTAGCATAGCATGACCTCAAATTCACGTACTATGATTCAATTCACTTAATAATCACCATAACACTAAACATAGTCACCAAGCAGATACTAAAAGACAAACACACTAGCATCTTAAGTCTATGATCACACATCCTTCTCTATCGGCAAGTGGTTCCCTTCTTTGGGTACCTTATGGTCTTGTGCTCCTTCCCACTTGTAAATCTAGAGACAACTACAACATGGGTATATGTTTGGTCATCATAATAGTTTCAAAGGTAAATAGGCTTTTAGCCAGTGACGATGAGCCATTAAAATCTTATTTGATAACAAAGGCACCATGCAAGCATAGATGACACAATAGTGATTTGCCTATGCGCTGAGTGTTGTGTATTGCTCCTATCATAGAACGATAAGTCTCAACTGTGCCGATACTTGGATAATCTACTGCTGGATCATTGATGTCAGTAAACATTTCTATCTTGTCATTGGTTGGACGGATGGCTAGGGTGAATTTATAGATTTCTCTGTAGTGCTGTGTTGAGCACTATTTTTCATTGCATCATTGTTCATTCACTCAGTAGTTTCATGTATCGTGTTTATATAGTTGACCTAAAGTAATGATGTTACACTTGAGAACAGAATATTTTCTTTGACCCATAGATGATTGATCTTGATATCTCTGtgattagcttccactttcttctGCTATGGCTTAGGTTATCCCTCATGAATCAGTTGAGGCACTGTTTAGAGCATGTAGATCTGGCAATTTTGATGTTGCTAACAAAGAGGTTAACAATATTATAGAAGAGGGATATCCAGTCTCCCAAATGCTTTATCAGGTAAATCATCATTTTCCTATTAGCAACACTATTCAATCATTCTTTCTTATGCATTTTTGGTTATAACAGTTGTTAGAGGTGATAGTTAATGGTGATGACATATCCGATGAACAGAAGGCAAGAATCTGCAAGAAATTTGGTGAAGCAGATAAGGTTAGACTTTCTGCTTCTATCTTATGAATCTTTACTATTGTTGTTATAAAAGCATGATTGACAGCAGAGGTTTTCACAGCATAAAGTACCTTAATATGCAAAGGCTGACCTAAGAGATTACTTAGAAGCAATCTATCACATCAAATCCCAAACGTGATGTAGATAAAGATATTAGTCCAGGCTGTTGGACAACAGAATACAAAATAATAActtaaacacaaacacaagcataaCAATACAAACACATGTGCTTTACATGGATGGATTGATAGTCCGCCCTTGGACTCTTACTCCTCAGCTATGATCCGTTGGTAAATTACTCCCGCTAGACCTCTATCTTTCTCCTTAGAACTCTTATAGAAGTAAATCTCTTCCAATACCATACTTGTTGTTACAACAATACAAGAGGAATATAAAGATGAGCTAAacaaacaagaaacaaaatgAAAGATTAGAATAATTGCATTTTTCTCTTTGCTTGTTTGCTTTCTTTTTTTCTCCTGCATTCATTTAAGAATCGTCTACAAAAAGCTCCAAGAGCTAGGCTGAAAAACCCTAAGCACAATGGCTCCTTTTCCTATTGCATTAGTCGACTGGTCACCGGTCGACTAGTCATACATCAATCTAATGCACAATCAATTGGTTACCAAATATAAATTCTATTCATTGGCATTCTAGTCTGAGTTGGTTATTTGATTgctctatcagtcgactgaattcCACATTAGCCAACCACTCCAGACCACAAACATCCTAAACAAATAACTTTAGGTTTTGGGTTTCGAGTGTTCCATTCGTTGACTGCACTATCTGATTCTAACAAGTCTAAGCTGAAATATTATTGTGCCAAAAGATCCTATGCCTTTGGAACTCCCTTGTAAGTTGACGTCGTTTTCTCAGGACTTCATCCTTGACTTTAACCTATTACGACTCGCCGTGCCTAGAGATCAATCTCTAGGACTTACAATGCCTAGAGACCAATTTTTGTGACTTTCAATGCCTAGAGATCAATTCTCTAGCATTTTCAATGCCTAGAGACCAATTCTCctagacttcatccattgcctaGTGTCAATCAACCTTGACTCACTAGATTTTCCAATGCCTTAAGCTTTAAGCAGTTTGGTTTATTTCAACTGTATATTTCAACTCGGCTGAACTTTTCTCTTCTTAATACTCTAGCTAATTTTTCCCCAACCGAGGTCCAAGCTAGAGCCAGGGTCAAGAATACCTCTATTTTGAAAGAAGTCGTCGGGTAACATCATGGAAATTTTTGAGCGAAGAATAAGAGATGAAACAGACATTTCTCAGAACTACTTTAGTCCATATGATTAATAATGCTGATGTTTATTTAATAAGCTAttgaaaaaaattattggaggaaggtgaacttgaattttttttattgacaTCCAAAAAATATTATCATATATTCCCTAAACAATCATTTTGGTGGGATTTAAGACGAAAAATAATATCCAATAAGTATACCTATGCGATAAATCATAT from Zingiber officinale cultivar Zhangliang chromosome 4B, Zo_v1.1, whole genome shotgun sequence includes:
- the LOC121976163 gene encoding replication factor C subunit 2-like, whose protein sequence is MAPLLPSSQPWVEKYRPKQVKDVAHQDEVVRVLTNTLETASCPHMLFYGPPGTGKTTTALAIAHQLFGPELYKSRVLELNASDDRGINVVRTKIKAFAAVAVGSGSHQGYPCPPFKIIILDEADSMTEDAQNALRRTMETYSKVTRFFFICNYISRIIEPLASRCAKFRFKPLSEDIMSSRILHISSEEGLTLDSEAISALSLISQGDLRRAITYLQSAARLFGSSISAKDLISVSGVIPHESVEALFRACRSGNFDVANKEVNNIIEEGYPVSQMLYQLLEVIVNGDDISDEQKARICKKFGEADKCLIDGADEYLQLLDVASNTMRALCNMSEELRFD